From the Paramagnetospirillum magnetotacticum MS-1 genome, one window contains:
- the purM gene encoding phosphoribosylformylglycinamidine cyclo-ligase, protein MPTRKPIPAQDKAQGLTYRDAGVDIDAGEALVEAIKPLAKSTARSGGAAGLGGFGALFDLKAAGFKDPILVSSTDGVGTKLRVAIEAGKHDTVGIDLVAMCVNDLVVQGAEPLFFLDYFATGKLDVKAGTAIVSGIAEGCRQAGCALVGGETAEMPGMYSDGDYDLAGFSVGAAERDALLPKEDVAEGDVLLGLASSGVHSNGYSLVRRIVEKGGLSYDGDAPFAPGVKLGVALLEPTRIYVKSCLAAIKAGTVKALAHITGGGLIENVPRVLPETVVAEIDGSAWALPPVFKWLAAGGGVAAHEMARTFNCGIGMVVVVAASKADEAARILGQHGETVVRIGRIRARKDDEAQSQVLNQGEWV, encoded by the coding sequence ATGCCAACGAGGAAGCCCATTCCCGCGCAAGATAAAGCCCAAGGTCTGACCTACCGTGATGCGGGCGTCGATATCGACGCTGGCGAAGCCCTGGTCGAGGCCATCAAGCCGCTCGCCAAGTCCACCGCCCGTTCGGGCGGAGCCGCCGGTCTGGGCGGTTTCGGCGCGCTTTTCGACCTCAAGGCCGCCGGGTTCAAGGACCCGATCCTGGTCTCGTCCACCGACGGCGTCGGCACCAAGCTGCGCGTCGCCATCGAGGCGGGCAAGCATGACACGGTGGGCATCGATCTGGTGGCCATGTGCGTCAACGATCTGGTGGTCCAGGGCGCCGAGCCGCTGTTCTTCCTGGATTATTTCGCCACCGGCAAGCTGGATGTGAAGGCGGGCACCGCCATCGTCTCTGGCATCGCCGAGGGTTGCCGCCAGGCCGGTTGCGCCCTGGTGGGCGGCGAAACCGCCGAAATGCCCGGCATGTATTCCGACGGCGATTACGATCTGGCCGGATTCTCGGTGGGCGCCGCCGAACGCGATGCCCTGTTGCCCAAGGAAGACGTGGCCGAGGGCGACGTGCTGCTGGGCCTCGCCTCCTCGGGCGTGCATTCCAACGGCTACTCCCTGGTGCGCCGCATCGTGGAAAAGGGCGGCCTGTCCTATGACGGCGACGCCCCCTTCGCGCCGGGCGTCAAGCTGGGCGTGGCCCTGCTGGAGCCCACCCGCATCTATGTGAAGAGCTGTCTTGCCGCCATCAAGGCCGGAACAGTCAAGGCCCTGGCCCATATCACCGGCGGCGGCCTGATCGAGAACGTTCCGCGCGTCCTGCCTGAAACCGTTGTGGCCGAGATCGACGGTTCCGCCTGGGCCCTGCCGCCCGTGTTCAAGTGGCTGGCTGCGGGCGGCGGCGTCGCCGCCCACGAAATGGCCCGCACCTTCAATTGCGGCATCGGCATGGTGGTGGTGGTCGCCGCCTCCAAGGCCGACGAGGCCGCCCGCATCTTAGGGCAGCACGGCGAGACCGTGGTGCGCATCGGCCGCATCCGCGCCCGCAAGGATGACGAGGCCCAGTCCCAGGTGCTGAACCAGGGCGAGTGGGTCTGA
- a CDS encoding adenine phosphoribosyltransferase → MNIKDHIRGVPDFPKPGILFYDISTLLAHPDAWQVAMGRMAREIIKFQPDVLAGIESRGFLVTAPLALKLGCGFVMLRKKGKLPGETIRHDYELEYGTDTIEIQKNAIAEGSRVVILDDLLATGGTMAAGVQLLRKIGAHVTGAGTIIDLAFLPGKQRLKELDVPFTCLASYDD, encoded by the coding sequence ATGAATATCAAGGACCACATCCGCGGCGTTCCGGATTTCCCCAAGCCGGGCATCCTGTTCTACGACATCTCCACCCTGCTGGCCCATCCCGATGCCTGGCAGGTGGCCATGGGCCGCATGGCCCGCGAGATCATCAAGTTCCAGCCCGACGTGCTGGCTGGCATCGAATCGCGCGGCTTCCTGGTGACGGCGCCGCTGGCGCTGAAACTGGGCTGCGGCTTCGTCATGCTGCGCAAGAAGGGCAAGCTGCCGGGCGAGACCATCCGTCACGATTACGAACTGGAATACGGCACCGACACCATCGAGATCCAGAAGAACGCCATCGCCGAGGGAAGCCGCGTGGTGATTCTGGACGATCTGCTGGCCACCGGCGGCACCATGGCGGCGGGCGTCCAACTACTGCGCAAGATCGGCGCCCATGTGACGGGCGCAGGCACCATCATCGACCTGGCCTTCCTGCCCGGCAAACAGCGCCTCAAGGAACTGGACGTCCCCTTTACCTGCCTCGCATCCTACGACGATTAG
- a CDS encoding HdaA/DnaA family protein: protein MSEAQLPLAFGHVPSLAAEDFLVAPCNAEAHAWVGAPQRWPGPASILCGPAGSGKTHLAHLFARDGGGILVPAAQVTEDSSRPLLESVPVLVVEDCDRASLDEVALFHLINQSRELGRFLLLTARSAPAHWAVRLPDLRSRLLAMPVASILAPDDALLAALLVKLFDDRQLRIGEDVVHFLVGRMERSFAAAASLVDRLDRAAWAGRRAVTVPLARRILEGEDHGSGTEGP, encoded by the coding sequence ATGAGCGAGGCCCAGCTTCCCCTGGCCTTCGGGCATGTTCCCTCTCTGGCCGCCGAGGACTTTCTGGTGGCGCCCTGCAATGCCGAGGCCCATGCCTGGGTGGGCGCGCCCCAGCGCTGGCCCGGCCCAGCCAGCATCCTGTGCGGCCCGGCGGGCAGCGGCAAGACCCATCTGGCCCATCTCTTCGCCCGTGACGGCGGTGGCATTCTGGTTCCGGCCGCCCAGGTGACCGAGGACTCGTCGCGGCCTTTGCTGGAATCGGTGCCGGTCCTGGTGGTCGAGGATTGCGACCGGGCGTCTCTCGACGAAGTGGCGCTGTTCCACCTGATCAACCAAAGCCGCGAACTGGGCCGGTTCCTGCTTTTGACCGCCCGTTCGGCTCCCGCCCACTGGGCGGTGAGGCTGCCTGATCTGCGGTCGCGGCTGCTGGCCATGCCGGTGGCCTCCATCCTGGCTCCCGACGATGCCCTGCTGGCCGCTCTTCTGGTCAAGCTGTTCGATGATCGCCAGTTACGGATCGGCGAGGATGTGGTTCACTTCCTGGTGGGCCGCATGGAGCGCAGCTTTGCCGCGGCCGCCAGTCTGGTGGACCGCCTGGACCGCGCCGCTTGGGCTGGGCGCCGCGCCGTCACCGTGCCCCTGGCCCGGCGCATTCTGGAGGGAGAAGATCATGGATCTGGGACTGAAGGGCCGTAG
- a CDS encoding glycosyltransferase family 9 protein, translating to MPDLPKPETILVYVGLDAVGDGLIKLPFLRALRAAFPTARITWMSGKGPTVFQDILAPLVTGLIDEILAFTRIGERPLELVGRRPLPDRSFDLIIDTQRRGLTTLILKRIRHRRFISATAGYLFSDGKPADTTRPASMIRQLMQLVEAAAGQPVDADFPLPRDPAIEAEADRLLPPGPRYLGFAPGAGGRWKCWPLDRYIALAAAQKDAVPVFLLGPAEAEDWAATIREALPQALLPLQDTARLTPMLTIALGRRLAAAVANDSGTGHMLGAADIPLVSLFGPTAADKFAPHTRRAAVLRAQDFGGEDMEAIPQDAVEKALALLLL from the coding sequence ATGCCTGACCTCCCCAAGCCGGAGACCATCCTGGTCTATGTGGGCCTGGACGCGGTGGGCGACGGGCTGATCAAGCTGCCCTTCCTGCGCGCCCTGCGCGCCGCCTTTCCCACCGCCCGCATCACCTGGATGTCGGGCAAGGGGCCGACGGTGTTCCAAGACATCCTGGCGCCCCTGGTCACCGGCCTGATCGACGAGATTCTGGCTTTCACCCGCATCGGCGAGCGGCCTTTGGAACTGGTGGGCCGCCGCCCGCTGCCCGACCGCTCTTTCGACCTGATCATCGATACCCAGCGGCGGGGATTGACCACCCTGATTCTCAAGCGCATCCGCCACCGGCGCTTTATCTCGGCCACGGCGGGCTATCTGTTCTCCGACGGCAAGCCCGCCGACACCACCCGGCCCGCCTCCATGATCCGGCAGTTGATGCAGTTGGTCGAGGCGGCGGCGGGCCAGCCGGTGGACGCCGACTTCCCCCTGCCCCGCGACCCGGCCATCGAGGCCGAGGCCGACCGCCTGCTGCCCCCCGGCCCGCGCTATCTGGGTTTCGCGCCCGGAGCGGGCGGACGATGGAAGTGCTGGCCCCTGGACCGCTACATCGCCCTGGCCGCCGCACAGAAGGACGCGGTGCCGGTCTTCCTGCTGGGTCCCGCCGAGGCTGAGGACTGGGCCGCGACCATCCGCGAAGCCCTGCCCCAGGCCCTGCTGCCATTGCAGGATACGGCGAGGCTCACCCCCATGCTGACCATCGCCCTGGGGCGCCGTCTGGCGGCGGCGGTGGCCAATGACAGCGGCACCGGACATATGCTGGGCGCCGCCGACATTCCGCTTGTTTCGCTATTCGGGCCGACGGCCGCCGACAAATTCGCGCCTCACACCCGCCGCGCGGCGGTCCTGCGGGCCCAGGATTTCGGGGGCGAGGACATGGAGGCCATTCCGCAAGACGCCGTGGAAAAGGCCCTGGCCCTGTTGTTGCTTTGA
- a CDS encoding AI-2E family transporter codes for MSSGQRLRFWLIGGTVFLVLLYLLRSVMLPFVAGMAVAYFLDPLADRMERAGLSRTLATGIICLVFFGIMGLGLTLLAPIIQQQVVTFVHKVPAYAEALQTRAMPLLEEVYRHLSADDLEKLRSSVGSYAGTAVGWGMGVLKGVLSGGIAVMSILSLLFITPVVTFYMLRDWDHMIAKVDTWLPRHHAEVIRFELREIDRTIAGFVRGQATVCMVLAVFYGVGLTLTGLDLGLMIGLGTGLGAFVPYVGMLIGLIASVGLALAQGGEWHLLGGVGIVFLVGNVLEGNFLTPKLVGDRVGLHPVWIIFSLLAGGALFGFVGILLAVPAASVIGVLTRFALENYMKSSLYDGIEDDYSKS; via the coding sequence ATGAGTTCGGGTCAAAGGCTGCGGTTCTGGCTGATCGGCGGAACGGTCTTCCTGGTGCTGCTCTACTTGTTGCGCAGTGTGATGCTGCCCTTCGTGGCCGGTATGGCTGTGGCCTATTTCCTCGATCCCCTGGCCGACCGCATGGAGCGGGCCGGGCTGTCGCGCACCCTGGCCACCGGCATCATCTGCCTGGTGTTCTTCGGCATCATGGGGCTGGGCCTCACCTTGCTGGCTCCCATCATCCAACAGCAGGTCGTGACCTTCGTCCACAAGGTGCCCGCCTATGCCGAAGCCTTGCAGACCCGCGCCATGCCACTGTTGGAAGAGGTTTACCGTCATCTGTCGGCCGATGACCTGGAAAAGCTGCGGTCCTCGGTCGGCTCTTATGCCGGGACGGCGGTGGGCTGGGGCATGGGCGTGCTGAAAGGCGTTCTGTCGGGCGGCATCGCGGTGATGAGCATCCTGTCCCTGCTGTTCATCACTCCGGTGGTGACCTTCTACATGCTGCGCGACTGGGACCATATGATCGCCAAGGTGGATACCTGGCTGCCCCGTCACCATGCCGAAGTCATCCGCTTCGAGTTGCGCGAAATCGACCGCACCATAGCCGGTTTCGTGCGCGGCCAGGCCACGGTGTGCATGGTGCTGGCGGTGTTCTACGGCGTGGGCCTGACCCTCACCGGCCTCGATCTTGGTCTGATGATCGGATTGGGGACGGGATTGGGGGCCTTCGTTCCCTATGTGGGCATGCTGATCGGCCTGATCGCCAGTGTCGGTCTGGCCCTGGCCCAGGGTGGCGAGTGGCATCTGCTGGGCGGCGTCGGCATCGTCTTTCTGGTCGGCAATGTTCTGGAAGGCAATTTCCTGACGCCCAAGCTGGTGGGGGATCGGGTCGGACTGCATCCGGTGTGGATCATCTTCTCGCTGCTGGCGGGCGGCGCGCTGTTCGGCTTTGTCGGGATTCTGCTGGCGGTGCCCGCCGCCTCGGTGATCGGCGTGCTGACCCGCTTCGCCCTGGAAAACTATATGAAAAGCTCGCTCTACGACGGAATCGAGGACGATTACAGCAAGTCATGA
- a CDS encoding SDR family oxidoreductase — translation MDLGLKGRSAIVCGASRGLGRACAESLAREGVNVVMAARRPDVLELAAKEIRAATGAAIKTVPVDVTTPEGRSVLLTILPDPDILVTNAGGPPPGDFRDWDRAAWIKALDANMLSPIELIKATVDAMIARKFGRIVNITSAAVKAPIDVLGLSNGARAGLTGFVAGLARQIARHNVTINNLLPGPFDTDRLRTTMTGQAKAQGVTLDEAMERRRAANPAGRFGDPAEFGDACVYLCAAQAGYITGQNLVIDGGAFPGTL, via the coding sequence ATGGATCTGGGACTGAAGGGCCGTAGCGCCATCGTCTGCGGCGCCTCCCGGGGCTTGGGCCGCGCCTGTGCCGAGTCTCTGGCCCGCGAGGGTGTCAACGTGGTCATGGCGGCGCGCCGTCCGGATGTGCTGGAACTGGCCGCCAAGGAGATCAGGGCCGCCACCGGTGCCGCCATCAAGACCGTTCCGGTGGATGTGACCACGCCGGAGGGGCGGAGCGTTCTGCTCACCATCCTGCCCGACCCCGATATCTTAGTGACCAATGCGGGAGGCCCGCCGCCCGGCGACTTCCGCGACTGGGACCGCGCCGCCTGGATCAAGGCGCTGGACGCCAACATGCTGAGCCCCATCGAACTGATCAAGGCCACGGTGGATGCCATGATCGCCCGGAAATTCGGGCGTATCGTCAACATCACCTCGGCGGCGGTCAAGGCGCCCATCGACGTACTCGGCCTGTCCAACGGGGCGCGGGCCGGACTGACCGGATTCGTGGCCGGATTGGCGCGCCAGATCGCACGCCATAACGTCACCATCAACAACCTGCTGCCCGGTCCCTTCGACACGGACCGGCTGCGCACCACCATGACGGGCCAGGCCAAGGCCCAGGGCGTGACCCTGGACGAAGCCATGGAGCGGCGCCGCGCCGCCAATCCCGCCGGACGCTTTGGCGATCCGGCCGAATTCGGCGATGCCTGCGTCTATCTCTGCGCCGCCCAGGCAGGCTATATCACCGGCCAGAATCTGGTGATCGATGGGGGTGCCTTTCCGGGGACGCTTTAG
- a CDS encoding DUF2066 domain-containing protein, whose translation MSSRGLRLAWLVLGLFLTIPGAAWAADAFAVHGLEVDVTAQGVAAAKEQAMNEAQRTGFRRLLERLTMPADHARLPSADAIQYVRDVAIEYERSSAVRYIASLTVRYNPVAVKKLLRDANIKYAEPRPRPVVIVPVFRPIGAGRALLWEEGNPWRAAWAGQGSGALVPLVIPASDMADVPLVPVEKALAGDVESLSALGARFRTPDVLVMTAMVNGAANTVEVTATGMPGVMKPFDTRSYPIGEAGTDAALRRAVAEAAQTLDSAYKQSNLLSFDRAASMAAMVPLKGLDDWVAVRERLGRVTLVRRWEIVSLSREEAAIMLYTVGEPEQVKTTLAAAGLQMDWNDGYWVMRLKVTP comes from the coding sequence ATGTCTTCTCGCGGTCTCCGGCTCGCCTGGCTGGTCCTCGGTCTCTTCCTGACGATTCCCGGTGCCGCCTGGGCCGCCGATGCCTTCGCCGTGCACGGCCTTGAGGTGGACGTTACCGCCCAAGGCGTGGCCGCCGCCAAGGAGCAGGCCATGAACGAAGCCCAGCGGACGGGCTTTCGGCGTCTGCTCGAACGGCTCACCATGCCCGCCGACCACGCCCGCCTGCCCAGCGCCGATGCCATTCAATATGTGCGCGACGTGGCCATCGAGTACGAGCGCTCCTCGGCGGTGCGCTACATCGCCTCGCTGACCGTGCGCTACAATCCGGTGGCGGTGAAGAAGCTGCTGCGCGACGCCAATATCAAATATGCCGAGCCCCGGCCCCGTCCGGTGGTCATCGTGCCGGTCTTCCGGCCCATTGGCGCCGGGCGCGCTCTGCTGTGGGAGGAGGGCAATCCCTGGCGGGCGGCCTGGGCGGGCCAGGGTAGCGGCGCGCTGGTGCCCCTGGTGATTCCCGCCAGCGACATGGCCGACGTTCCGCTGGTTCCGGTGGAAAAGGCCCTGGCTGGCGATGTGGAATCGCTCTCGGCGCTGGGCGCGCGGTTCCGCACTCCCGACGTGCTGGTGATGACCGCCATGGTCAACGGCGCCGCCAATACGGTGGAGGTTACCGCCACCGGCATGCCCGGCGTGATGAAGCCTTTCGATACCCGCTCTTACCCAATAGGCGAGGCCGGGACCGATGCCGCCTTGCGCCGCGCGGTCGCCGAAGCCGCCCAGACCCTGGATTCGGCTTATAAGCAATCCAACCTGCTGTCCTTCGACCGGGCGGCTTCCATGGCGGCCATGGTGCCGCTCAAGGGGCTCGACGATTGGGTGGCTGTGCGCGAACGCCTGGGCCGGGTCACCCTGGTGCGCCGCTGGGAGATCGTCTCCCTGTCGCGCGAAGAGGCGGCGATCATGCTCTATACGGTGGGCGAGCCCGAACAGGTCAAGACCACCCTGGCGGCGGCGGGGCTCCAGATGGATTGGAACGACGGATACTGGGTGATGCGGCTGAAGGTGACGCCATGA
- the purN gene encoding phosphoribosylglycinamide formyltransferase, translated as MKKKVGVLVSGRGSNLQALLDACADPAFPAEIALVISNVPGVYALERAAKAGVPTLTIPHKGFPSREAFDAEMDKALRAAGIEIVCLAGFMRLLSTPFAEGWRGRMINIHPALLPSFKGLHTHARAIEAGVKLHGCTVHLVTPELDDGPILVQKAVPVLASDDEDSLAARVLEQEHKAYPEALRLLAEGRVVVDGNRALIRDA; from the coding sequence ATGAAGAAGAAGGTCGGCGTTCTGGTCTCGGGCCGGGGCAGCAATCTCCAAGCCCTGCTCGACGCCTGCGCCGATCCCGCCTTTCCGGCCGAGATCGCCCTGGTGATCTCCAACGTGCCCGGGGTCTATGCCCTGGAGCGCGCCGCCAAGGCCGGGGTGCCGACGCTGACCATTCCCCACAAAGGGTTCCCCTCGCGCGAAGCCTTTGATGCCGAAATGGACAAGGCCCTGCGCGCCGCCGGAATCGAGATCGTCTGTCTGGCCGGGTTCATGCGCCTGCTGTCCACGCCCTTCGCCGAAGGATGGCGGGGCCGCATGATCAATATCCATCCCGCCCTGCTGCCTTCGTTCAAGGGCCTGCACACCCATGCCAGGGCCATCGAGGCGGGCGTCAAGCTGCACGGCTGCACCGTCCATCTGGTGACGCCGGAACTGGACGACGGGCCCATTCTGGTGCAGAAGGCGGTTCCTGTGTTGGCCTCCGATGACGAGGACTCCCTGGCCGCCCGAGTGCTGGAGCAGGAGCACAAGGCCTATCCGGAGGCGCTGCGCCTGTTGGCCGAGGGCCGGGTAGTGGTCGACGGCAACCGCGCCCTCATCCGCGATGCCTGA
- a CDS encoding SixA phosphatase family protein: MTEAVTDMRKLFLLRHAKSSWDDPGMDDFDRPLNGRGRKDARRMGQYMARQGFRPGIALVSGAARTRATWELIEPHLEGVPVAIEGELYEATKARLLDRLRQMDDHMESVLLIGHNPGIGRLAEVLADHHGAPALLARLAEKFPTGALAVLELDISHWGELEAGRGSLATFIRPKDLETPSPAGESAL; the protein is encoded by the coding sequence ATGACCGAGGCGGTTACCGATATGAGAAAACTGTTCCTGCTGCGCCACGCCAAGTCCAGTTGGGATGATCCGGGCATGGATGATTTCGATCGGCCGCTGAACGGGCGTGGGCGCAAGGACGCCAGACGCATGGGACAATACATGGCCCGGCAGGGCTTCCGGCCTGGAATTGCGCTGGTTTCGGGCGCGGCGCGCACGCGGGCCACCTGGGAACTGATCGAGCCCCATCTGGAAGGCGTCCCCGTGGCCATCGAGGGCGAATTATACGAGGCGACCAAGGCGCGATTGCTCGATAGGCTGCGCCAGATGGACGATCACATGGAATCCGTCCTGCTGATCGGCCACAATCCCGGCATCGGCCGTCTGGCCGAGGTGCTGGCAGACCACCACGGCGCCCCCGCCCTGCTGGCCAGATTGGCTGAGAAATTCCCCACCGGCGCCCTGGCGGTCCTCGAACTCGACATCTCACATTGGGGTGAGTTGGAGGCCGGACGCGGATCACTTGCAACCTTCATCAGGCCCAAGGACCTCGAGACGCCTTCACCCGCCGGGGAATCGGCTTTATAA
- a CDS encoding tetratricopeptide repeat protein, producing MSADLQFIFRQGVGALQQGQWDEAARQFRTLTTRTPNAPEPLYYLGVALLSGGKPDEAAEALTRLIRKHGDNPMALNALGSAQAASGRSGPAEKSFKRALALAPDLSDAAENLARVLIETRRAGEALAPLHAVLAREPGRFISRHLLGRALRDSGDMEGALAAFKAVLDAQPNFTAAINDLGLLHYACGKGAEALECFERLLKLNPDDHVAANNRALTLRVLNRPEEAEEQYRAILKRHPDAPEVNLNLGKLIARTGRAQDAAPFLAKGDCIEARWWDALVLPNQYETEEQVTSWRQRFTEKLDAVAAEIHALPPLQLPAQAGILELDVFFLAYQAKDDRVPMTVLRGAQAKVAQACHGFGTPVPPRPARPRISVGFVSQSFSFHVVCRLSAGWILGLDRDQFEVFVFHTGAKWDQATEALAAGVEHFVDAHAPVSEIIRMISEAELDVVIYPDIGLHPLVDRLALLRLAPVQCATHAHPVPTGMPTMDYFLSGELMEPENSEGHYTEKLVFLPRTGFTLDSPKVDEASPPAPEPERQGPRLFCAQSIYKMLPRRDHIFPRIVKAVGPCTIDFIDRFGTYTDIFRKRMERAFAEHGLNADQHIRVLPGVTSAEFLGLVKAADVSLDTLDWSGGYTTMEALACGTPVVAGNGQFLRGNFSAGILRCAGLGELVAKDEDAYVDLAARLATDADYREIISKKMAENRSRVFNDPGPVQGLADFLKSVTGRA from the coding sequence ATGTCCGCAGACCTTCAGTTCATTTTTCGCCAAGGCGTCGGCGCCCTGCAGCAAGGTCAATGGGACGAGGCGGCGCGGCAATTCCGCACTCTGACCACCAGAACGCCCAATGCCCCGGAGCCCCTTTATTACCTGGGCGTCGCCCTGTTGTCGGGGGGCAAGCCGGACGAGGCGGCCGAGGCGCTGACCCGCCTGATCCGCAAGCATGGGGACAATCCCATGGCGCTTAACGCGCTGGGTTCGGCCCAGGCGGCCAGCGGCAGATCCGGTCCGGCTGAAAAGAGCTTCAAGCGGGCCCTCGCCCTCGCCCCCGATCTCAGTGACGCGGCGGAAAATCTCGCCCGCGTGCTGATTGAAACCCGGAGGGCCGGAGAAGCCCTGGCACCGCTCCACGCCGTCCTGGCGCGCGAACCCGGACGCTTCATCAGCCGCCACCTTCTGGGCCGCGCGCTCCGCGACAGCGGCGACATGGAGGGCGCCCTTGCGGCCTTCAAGGCCGTGCTGGACGCGCAGCCCAATTTCACGGCGGCCATCAACGATCTCGGCCTGCTTCACTACGCTTGCGGTAAGGGGGCCGAGGCCCTGGAATGCTTCGAGCGGCTGTTGAAGCTCAACCCGGATGATCATGTGGCGGCCAACAACCGCGCCCTGACGCTTCGGGTCCTCAACCGGCCCGAAGAGGCCGAGGAGCAATACCGCGCCATCCTGAAGCGCCATCCCGACGCGCCCGAGGTCAATCTCAATCTCGGCAAATTGATTGCCCGCACGGGCCGCGCCCAGGATGCGGCTCCCTTCCTCGCAAAGGGCGACTGCATCGAGGCCCGCTGGTGGGATGCCCTGGTGCTTCCCAACCAGTACGAGACTGAGGAGCAGGTGACCAGCTGGCGCCAGCGCTTTACCGAGAAGCTGGACGCCGTGGCCGCGGAAATCCATGCCTTGCCGCCCCTCCAATTACCCGCTCAGGCCGGTATCTTGGAGTTGGACGTCTTCTTCCTGGCCTATCAGGCGAAAGACGACCGCGTTCCAATGACGGTGCTGCGCGGCGCCCAGGCCAAGGTGGCCCAGGCCTGCCACGGCTTTGGCACCCCCGTCCCCCCCCGCCCCGCTCGGCCGCGGATAAGTGTGGGTTTCGTTTCGCAAAGCTTCTCCTTCCATGTGGTGTGCCGCCTGTCGGCCGGTTGGATTCTCGGCCTGGATCGAGACCAGTTCGAGGTCTTCGTCTTCCATACCGGTGCGAAATGGGACCAAGCCACCGAGGCGCTTGCCGCCGGGGTTGAGCATTTCGTGGACGCCCACGCCCCCGTCTCCGAAATCATCCGCATGATCTCAGAGGCGGAGCTTGACGTTGTGATCTATCCGGATATCGGATTGCACCCACTCGTCGACCGGTTAGCTTTGCTGCGGCTGGCACCGGTTCAATGTGCAACCCATGCCCATCCGGTCCCGACCGGCATGCCGACCATGGACTATTTCCTGAGCGGCGAGCTGATGGAGCCGGAAAACTCGGAAGGGCACTATACCGAAAAGCTGGTTTTCCTGCCCCGAACCGGATTTACCCTGGACAGCCCCAAGGTGGACGAGGCCAGCCCTCCCGCGCCGGAGCCAGAACGCCAGGGACCACGCCTGTTCTGCGCACAGAGCATTTACAAAATGCTGCCCCGGAGGGACCATATTTTTCCCCGAATCGTCAAAGCGGTCGGTCCCTGCACCATCGACTTCATCGACCGTTTCGGGACCTATACGGATATCTTTCGCAAACGGATGGAACGGGCCTTCGCCGAGCATGGCTTGAATGCGGACCAGCATATCCGCGTTCTCCCTGGCGTCACATCGGCGGAATTCCTTGGCCTCGTGAAGGCTGCCGATGTGTCTTTGGATACGTTGGACTGGTCGGGGGGCTATACCACCATGGAGGCCCTGGCCTGCGGTACGCCGGTCGTTGCCGGAAACGGACAATTCCTGCGCGGCAATTTCTCCGCTGGCATCCTGCGATGCGCCGGCCTTGGTGAACTGGTCGCCAAGGACGAGGACGCCTATGTGGATCTGGCGGCGCGGCTTGCGACGGATGCCGATTACCGGGAGATCATCTCGAAAAAGATGGCTGAGAATCGGAGCCGAGTCTTCAACGATCCCGGCCCCGTCCAGGGCCTGGCCGACTTCTTGAAATCCGTGACCGGGCGCGCCTAA